In one Rutidosis leptorrhynchoides isolate AG116_Rl617_1_P2 chromosome 8, CSIRO_AGI_Rlap_v1, whole genome shotgun sequence genomic region, the following are encoded:
- the LOC139863391 gene encoding putative RING-H2 finger protein ATL71 codes for MTITRGVEDDVLMTLPAFVYSDNMMSKSGNDTDGSGCSIFLADYKETDVIRLLPECGHLFHIKCVDTWLKVHPNCPVCRKLVTSGSGHTLLNGDRINLVQSL; via the coding sequence ATGACAATCACTAGAGGTGTTGAGGACGATGTCCTCATGACTTTACCGGCTTTTGTTTACTCTGATAATATGATGTCAAAGAGTGGTAATGATACTGATGGATCTGGTTGTTCGATTTTTTTGGCGGATTATAAAGAAACAGATGTTATACGATTGTTACCTGAATGTGGACACTTGTTTCATATTAAGTGTGTGGATACGTGGTTGAAGGTTCATCCTAATTGTCCAGTGTGCCGGAAGTTGGTTACTTCAGGGTCCGGTCATACTTTGTTGAATGGTGATCGGATTAATTTGGTACAATCTTTGTAA